One segment of Yersinia kristensenii DNA contains the following:
- a CDS encoding DNA polymerase III subunit theta, whose translation MGYNLAELSDEETAKMNVDLAASGVAFKERYNMPVIPEMVAREQPDELREYFLQRLAHYRSESNKFSRLPYEPKMKS comes from the coding sequence ATGGGATATAATCTGGCTGAGCTTTCTGATGAAGAAACAGCAAAAATGAATGTCGATCTGGCCGCTTCTGGGGTGGCATTTAAAGAGCGCTACAATATGCCGGTGATCCCTGAAATGGTTGCTCGAGAACAGCCGGATGAGTTACGTGAATACTTTTTACAGCGGCTAGCACACTACCGTAGTGAATCAAATAAATTCTCTCGCTTGCCGTATGAGCCAAAAATGAAGTCCTGA
- the pip gene encoding prolyl aminopeptidase: protein MEQLRGLYPAYEPYDSGLLDTGDGHQIYWELCGNPEGKPAVFIHGGPGGGIAPYHRQLFNPKKYKVLLFDQRGCGRSTPHASLDNNTTWHLVDDIERLREMAGVDNWLIFGGSWGSTLALAYGETYPERVSEMVLRGIFTLRKKELDWYYQDGASRFFPDKWQRVLSLLAPEEQGDVTAAYRKRLTSPDKAVQLEAAKIWSLWEGETVTLLPAKSAASFGEDNFALAFARIENHYFTHLGFLDSDNQLLDNVTRIRHIPAVIIHGRYDMACQPQNAWDLAKAWPEAELHIVEGAGHSFDEPGILHQLILATDKFARKS, encoded by the coding sequence ATGGAACAATTACGTGGGCTTTATCCAGCGTATGAGCCTTACGACAGTGGCTTACTAGACACGGGTGATGGTCACCAGATTTACTGGGAACTCTGTGGTAACCCTGAGGGTAAACCCGCGGTATTTATTCATGGTGGCCCTGGTGGCGGGATAGCACCTTATCATCGACAACTTTTCAACCCAAAGAAATACAAAGTATTACTGTTTGATCAACGCGGGTGCGGGCGATCGACTCCCCATGCCAGCTTGGATAACAACACGACCTGGCATTTAGTCGATGATATTGAACGGCTGCGTGAGATGGCCGGTGTAGATAATTGGTTGATATTTGGCGGTTCTTGGGGGTCAACACTGGCGTTGGCTTATGGTGAAACCTATCCCGAACGGGTTAGTGAAATGGTTTTACGCGGGATATTCACTCTGCGCAAAAAAGAGTTGGATTGGTACTATCAGGACGGGGCTTCCCGCTTCTTCCCAGATAAATGGCAGCGCGTGTTATCCCTGTTAGCACCAGAAGAGCAGGGCGATGTCACTGCTGCTTACCGCAAACGGCTAACCTCACCTGACAAAGCGGTACAATTGGAGGCCGCAAAAATTTGGAGCCTGTGGGAGGGCGAAACAGTCACTTTACTGCCAGCCAAAAGCGCAGCTTCTTTCGGTGAAGATAACTTTGCTCTGGCATTTGCTCGCATTGAAAATCACTATTTTACCCACTTGGGCTTTTTGGATAGTGATAACCAACTGCTTGATAACGTTACGCGTATTCGCCATATTCCTGCGGTAATTATTCATGGCAGATATGATATGGCTTGTCAGCCACAGAATGCGTGGGATTTAGCCAAAGCATGGCCGGAGGCTGAATTGCATATTGTTGAAGGTGCCGGACATTCCTTTGATGAACCCGGGATCTTGCACCAACTGATTCTTGCTACCGACAAGTTTGCCCGAAAATCCTAG
- the exoX gene encoding exodeoxyribonuclease X: protein MCFRVIDTETCGFEGGIVEIASVDVVNGVVINPMSDLVSPDRPISLDAMIIHHITEEMVEGKPRIAVAVRKYQGSPYYVAHNAPFDRGVLPEMGGQWICTLKLARMLYPDIKHSNQYLRYALRLNVSVPDNLYPHRALYDCYVTAALLQRIMRDSGWNAEQMVEVTQQPLLLQTFKFGKYRGKSIEQIARQDPDYLRWMLTSIADLTPDMRHTLTHYLA, encoded by the coding sequence ATGTGTTTTCGTGTCATCGATACTGAAACTTGCGGCTTTGAGGGCGGTATTGTTGAAATCGCATCTGTTGATGTCGTTAATGGGGTCGTAATCAACCCTATGAGTGACCTGGTTAGCCCAGATAGACCAATCAGTCTCGATGCCATGATAATTCACCATATCACGGAAGAAATGGTGGAAGGTAAACCACGAATTGCCGTTGCGGTTAGAAAATATCAAGGGAGCCCTTATTACGTCGCTCATAATGCCCCCTTTGACCGCGGTGTGTTGCCGGAAATGGGTGGCCAATGGATTTGCACGTTAAAGCTTGCTCGTATGCTCTACCCTGATATTAAACACAGTAATCAATATCTGCGTTACGCTTTGCGCCTGAATGTTTCAGTGCCAGATAATCTTTATCCACATCGAGCTTTGTATGATTGTTATGTCACCGCCGCGCTGTTGCAGCGCATCATGCGAGACTCAGGATGGAATGCTGAGCAAATGGTGGAAGTAACGCAACAACCGCTGTTATTACAAACATTTAAGTTCGGGAAATATCGTGGAAAAAGTATTGAACAGATAGCCCGGCAAGATCCGGACTACCTGCGCTGGATGCTGACCTCAATTGCAGACCTTACACCCGATATGCGCCATACCCTGACACATTATCTGGCGTAA